In one Nicotiana tomentosiformis chromosome 6, ASM39032v3, whole genome shotgun sequence genomic region, the following are encoded:
- the LOC104092351 gene encoding uncharacterized protein: MLKPRFFFRTTNAIAYRYCNASLNKKWATHRHRLWDEFNDPAKSRTELLSNVPSSINRDQWAGFVAYRLKSSTVKSCRRNKKIHRKQTMPHTSGSKANSRRRHELFLKTGKNPTREKMFIETHRRKDGSFVNDEARTIVEQIESTQGNSNESEIFPDDIIGKVLGKEHSGRVRCMGMGAAPSNTFKNIKQRLNELNHSSSSFGASSATFSYLQQEVTHLKSQLASTLTALKAYMISKEGRVPEQFIGLFASQPHPSDDAESEPTSPVDVRGSSGSSYQNQQANT, encoded by the exons ATGCTAAAG CCTCGGTTCTTTTTTAGGACTACTAATGCCATTGCATACAGATATTGCAATGCTAGTTTGAACAAGAAATGGGCTACACATAGACATAGGTTGTGGGATGAATTTAATGACCCAGCCAAAAGTAGAACTGAACTTTTAAGCAATGTGCCATCGAGTATAAATAGAGACCAGTGGGCTGGTTTTGTTGCTTATCGTCTAAAATCATCAACAGTT aAAAGTTgtagaagaaataaaaaaattcacCGCAAGCAAACAATGCCTCACACTAGTGGTTCCAAAGCTAACTCGAGACGACGACATGAGCTG TTTTTGAAAACTGGGAAAAATCCTACTCGGGAAAAGATGTTTATCGAAACTCATAGGAGAAAGGATGGATCATTTGTAAATGATGAGGCAAGGACTATAGTG GAACAAATTGAATCGACTCAAGGTAATAGCAATGAATCTGAAATTTTTCCAGATGATATTATTGGCAAGGTGTTAGGGAAAGAGCATTCTGGGAGGGTACGATGTATGGGTATGGGAGCAGCTCCTTCAAATACATTCAAGAATATCAAACAACGACTTAATGAGCTGAACCATTCTTCATCTAGCTTCGGCGCATCATCTGCAACTTTCAGCTATTTGCAACAAGAGGTCACTCATTTGAAGTCCCAATTAGCCAGCACTTTAACTGCACTGAAAGCTTACATGATATCAAAGGAAGGAAGAGTTCCTGAGCAATTTATTGGTTTGTTTGCTTCTCAACCACAT CCTAGTGATGATGCAGAGAGTGAACCTACTTCACCGGTGGATGTAAGAGGATCATCGGGCAGCAGCTACCAGAATCAACAAGCAAATACTtag